CCGTACTGATTACGGGCCTAGCGAACATTCAGGCTGTACGTACTGCCGATATGGCCGGAATTTCACACATTCTTTTCGTGAGAGATAAACTTATTTCCAAAGAGATGATCACCCTGGCGGAAGAGAGCGGAATTACGCTGCTTGAAACAGGGCTGTCGATGTTTGTTGTCTGCGGCAAGCTGGCGGCTGAAGGATTGTGCGGTCCTTATTAAGCTTTTCGGTTTCTGAACGCCCTGTTTCAATCCTGGTTATCAAGTAACATTAAGGTCGGCTCCTCAGATGATCGGAGCCTTTGTTCGCTCCCCGTAAAAGGGGGAGCTCATGTTGTCTGCGGCAAGCTGGCGGCTGAAGGTCTTTGCGGTCCTTACTGAGCTTTTCGGGGTCTGAACGCCCTGTTTCATTTGTTTATGAAAGCGATCTGTACCAGTCTCCGTACTTTTCACACATTTTTTCGAATCCCTCTTCCGAGTCGGCGATAACTTCATCTCCGTGAACCATTTTAATCGAACAGTTCAAGTCTATGGGAGTTCTTTCACTCTCGATAGATTTGATACGTTCTACTGAATCCATTGCAGCCTTTTTGTGGTCATCCAGAGATGTATTGACAAGTTCAACCGTAGCGTCGGCACTGAAATTCTCTCCCGTCAGATCCTTTATGTACTGAAGCATGGTTTTAGAGTTTCCGGGCTTCCAGTATCTTTCAGCCATTTCCTGTCCCACTTCCCGGTTGTCGGTTATATAACCGTATTTGTTGATAAAGTAGCGTTTGGTCTGGTAAACACCCATAATAGCCAGAACATAGGCATGGTAGGTCGCCGCGGCTTCGCCGGTCAGTAGATGGGGAACAGCCAGAGTCGGACGGGGACTGTCAAATCCGAAGAACTCATTCTCCGCTTCACGCAGCTCTTTAAGAATTCTATCGGCTGTGAGCTCATCATCGGATAATCCGTATATCCTTTTTTCTCCATAAGCGACGACTGTCAGATACCGGAGATCGAAGGCCAGGAAGCGATACTTATTATGGACAATTTCACTGATCAGCTCATCGGGCATTTTCCCGCCATCGCTGTTTTCCGCATATTTCCACAGCCAGTCGCCATCAAAGAGCAGAGAATCCATCAGCATGGATTGAATTTCGGCGAATCCTCCCGAAGTGGGAGCGAATTCCTGGGAATAACAGGGAGCAGGCATATCGATATTGGAAAAATGAGCGGCATGCCCCCCTTCGTGAAGGAGGGTTTTTATAGCTTTCCAGCCGCCCCCGGTCTGTCCCGGAACAGCATTGGCTGTAAAATTCAGCCTGGCGGGCAGGAACCGGCTGCCATCATTATAAGGAGGGAAAGGACCGTGCATAAAGCCGTTTTCGTATTTGCCTTTACGGGCGACAAGATCGATCTGAATGCGGGCACCTTTATAGTCGATTCCCATTGCGGAAAAAGAACGGCCCCATCGGAGCAAGGCCTGATCAAAGGAGAAATAAGGATCCTGTCTCTCTGTCAGATCTCCCGATGCCATATACCGGATATTCCAGGGATTGGCTTTCAAACCACTGTTATCCTTTTCCGCTTTTTTAAAAGAAGCAAAACAGGCTTCTGAGGTATCATCTTTCAGAACATCGAGAATAGAAAAAAGCTGATCGCGGGAAAATCCTTCGTTTACCTGGCAGCTGTAATCGTAATAATCTTCGAACCCGAGTTTTTCAGCCAGTTTATTGCGTTCCTTCACCAGATCGATATAACCATTTTCCAGCAGGTAAATCTCAAGATCTCTCATACCCTGCCAGGCGGCCTTCCGGACAGCTTCATCGGGGTCGCTTCCCACAAGAAGGAGAAGTTTTCCCATACCGGCTTCCTTGTGCTCCCCTGTAGACGGATCGGTATAGCCAAGGGGATAATTCCGTCTTTTCCGACCCATATCGCCTTCCATCTCAATAAGTCTCTTCTGAATGGCCAGAGCTTCGGGATCCTCAATGGCGTGGCATTGAAAAAAACGGAGCCATCCCTCAAGTCCCGTTTTCTCCCAGCGGCTAAGCCCTTCCTTATCCAGCTCGGTTCTGATTTCTTTTAAACGGGATAAATCGGACATAAAGGCTTTGAGAGCCGTTTCTTTTTTTTCAAAATCTCCCTGTTCATAAGATGAATGGTTCATATAGGCAGCCCAGAAGCTCTCTTCCTTCGCTGTATGCAATTTCAGATATTCGTTGTTCAGTTTTGTATTCAATGACATTTTTTTTACTTCCTGTTTATGACTTAAAGTGGCGGATGTGTTTTGTAGGCACAATTTATTCCTTAAATAATTTATTGACCCATATGTTATATTCGTCAAGATGAAGTATCCGCTTCATCTCTTCCATCTCCGCTTCGCGGCCGGGGAAAAGGGCTTCCAGATATTGCCAGTAGCTCTTCATTTTTCCCACCAGAGCTTCCTGCCGGTTGATTTTCTTTCCCAAAGTATCGAGAAGATCATCGTGATAATCTCGAAGCCTGTTTTTACGTTCCCGATTCAAAGGAACTATTTCCCGGAGACGATCGGCCTCTCCCCTCTCATAAGCCCGGATATCTTCCGGGAGAAAAGGATCCCGCAGCAATTCCCGACCGATCATCCATCTTTCCACCTCTTTAAAAGAACTTGAAAAATCAATCCATGTCCTGCGGCTCACATCTCCGCTGAAAACCAGCGGGTGTTTCAGTGTCGCGGCAACAGATTTCATGGCTTCGAGATCGACCGGTCCCTCATATTTATCAACTCCCAGTCTGGGATGAACTATAACCTCACTTAAGGGGAAGGTATTGAAAACAGGTATGAGAGCTTCAATTTCCCTGTGCGAGTACAATCCCGTTCTCACTTTTACCGATAAGGGCAGACGGATCTTCGGAATGACTGAAGCGAGAAAATCCTGAACCCTCTCAGGATGGGGCAGAAAACCCGAACCGCGACCTTTATTCACCACAGCGTCGGCCGGACAGGCCATATTGATATTGACCGACTTGAACCCCGCATCTTCCAGCAAATTGGCCAGAGCGGCGCAGGCATCGGGATCTTTACTGAGTATCTGAGGTTCCACAGGTATTGCTTCATGCAGGGAGGGAAGCAAACTCTGAAGGGATTTTTTCCGATATCGGCTGTTTTCCGCAACAACGATAAA
The Spirochaeta isovalerica genome window above contains:
- a CDS encoding M3 family metallopeptidase — encoded protein: MSLNTKLNNEYLKLHTAKEESFWAAYMNHSSYEQGDFEKKETALKAFMSDLSRLKEIRTELDKEGLSRWEKTGLEGWLRFFQCHAIEDPEALAIQKRLIEMEGDMGRKRRNYPLGYTDPSTGEHKEAGMGKLLLLVGSDPDEAVRKAAWQGMRDLEIYLLENGYIDLVKERNKLAEKLGFEDYYDYSCQVNEGFSRDQLFSILDVLKDDTSEACFASFKKAEKDNSGLKANPWNIRYMASGDLTERQDPYFSFDQALLRWGRSFSAMGIDYKGARIQIDLVARKGKYENGFMHGPFPPYNDGSRFLPARLNFTANAVPGQTGGGWKAIKTLLHEGGHAAHFSNIDMPAPCYSQEFAPTSGGFAEIQSMLMDSLLFDGDWLWKYAENSDGGKMPDELISEIVHNKYRFLAFDLRYLTVVAYGEKRIYGLSDDELTADRILKELREAENEFFGFDSPRPTLAVPHLLTGEAAATYHAYVLAIMGVYQTKRYFINKYGYITDNREVGQEMAERYWKPGNSKTMLQYIKDLTGENFSADATVELVNTSLDDHKKAAMDSVERIKSIESERTPIDLNCSIKMVHGDEVIADSEEGFEKMCEKYGDWYRSLS
- a CDS encoding tRNA-dihydrouridine synthase, which translates into the protein MIKTLYMAPMLVYTDNTFREVYFRHFSGFDRAVAPFIVVAENSRYRKKSLQSLLPSLHEAIPVEPQILSKDPDACAALANLLEDAGFKSVNINMACPADAVVNKGRGSGFLPHPERVQDFLASVIPKIRLPLSVKVRTGLYSHREIEALIPVFNTFPLSEVIVHPRLGVDKYEGPVDLEAMKSVAATLKHPLVFSGDVSRRTWIDFSSSFKEVERWMIGRELLRDPFLPEDIRAYERGEADRLREIVPLNRERKNRLRDYHDDLLDTLGKKINRQEALVGKMKSYWQYLEALFPGREAEMEEMKRILHLDEYNIWVNKLFKE